One genomic segment of Ricinus communis isolate WT05 ecotype wild-type chromosome 5, ASM1957865v1, whole genome shotgun sequence includes these proteins:
- the LOC8275999 gene encoding protein NRT1/ PTR FAMILY 2.11 — protein sequence MEGKEERTSRSNEDIINYRGVKAMPFIIGNEAFEKLGAIGTLSNIMVYLTTFFNMKIITATLLINIFNGTSNVAPLVGAFLSDSYFGHYKTLASASICSLLGMMILTLTAAISNLHPPKCAAMESGTCIGPSNWQMLFLLSGFGFLTIGAGGIRPCNLAFGAEQFDPNIESGKQGIRSFFNWYYFTFTFAMMISATFVVYIQSNVNWAVGLAIPACLMFMSCALFFFGSKLYVKVKPKGSPITSVVQVLVAAIRKRRLSPPHNPRFCLFDYMPIDSLNTRLLYTNQFRWLEKSAIVTCEDQTKSNGSAANPWKLCSIQQVEEAKCVLRVIPIWASAIIYFAAIVQQQTYVVFQALQSDRRLGNNGFKVPAASFIIFSMLTLTIWIPIYDRILMPLLRKLTGNEGGITLLQRMGIGIVLSILTMLVSALVEERRRHFALTRATLGVAPKGGAISSMSALWLVPQLALAGVAETFSTIGQVEFYYRQFPENMRSIAGSFLFLGLAGSSYLSGFLISIVHHVTARSQHGDWLAEDLNKGKLDCFYYMIAALGFLNFCYFLVFAKWYRYKDNNIASTSEFSMEGKQPEKHIYT from the exons ATGGAGGGCAAGGAGGAAAGAACATCACGTAGCAATGAGGATATCATAAACTATAGAGGAGTTAAGGCCATGCCATTTATCATTG GAAATGAGGCTTTTGAGAAGTTAGGAGCAATTGGCACTCTATCAAACATAATGGTGTATCTCACTACTttttttaacatgaaaatCATTACAGCTACTTTGCTTATTAATATCTTCAATGGTACCTCAAATGTAGCACCATTGGTGGGTGCTTTCTTATCTGATTCCTACTTTGGACACTATAAGACTCTTGCCTCTGCTTCCATTTGTTCCCTTTTG GGAATGATGATACTAACTCTCACAGCAGCCATCTCCAATTTGCACCCACCAAAATGTGCAGCAATGGAGAGCGGTACATGCATTGGACCCTCAAATTGGCAAATGCTTTTTTTACTAAGTGGATTCGGATTCTTAACCATTGGAGCTGGAGGTATTCGACCTTGTAATCTAGCCTTTGGAGCTGAACAGTTCGATCCAAATATTGAATCTGGTAAGCAAGGCATCCGTAGCTTCTTCAATTGGTACTACTTCACCTTCACATTCGCCATGATGATATCTGCAACCTTCGTTGTCTATATCCAATCAAACGTGAATTGGGCTGTTGGATTGGCGATTCCTGCATGTTTAATGTTCATGTCTTGTGCACTTTTCTTCTTCGGTTCAAAACTTTATGTCAAAGTGAAGCCTAAGGGAAGCCCCATAACTAGTGTGGTTCAAGTTCTTGTTGCTGCTATTAGGAAGAGGAGGTTAAGCCCACCTCACAACCCTCGTTTTTGCCTCTTTGATTACATGCCAATCGATTCTCTCAACACCAGGCTTCTCTACACAAATCAATTCAG GTGGCTCGAGAAGTCCGCTATCGTGACTTGCGAAGACCAAACCAAGTCTAACGGATCAGCTGCCAATCCATGGAAACTTTGCAGCATACAGCAAGTGGAAGAAGCGAAATGTGTACTAAGAGTAATTCCTATATGGGCATCAgccataatttattttgccGCTATTGTTCAACAACAAACTTATGTTGTTTTTCAGGCACTTCAATCAGACAGAAGACTTGGCAATAACGGCTTCAAAGTGCCTGCCGCCTCGTTTATAATCTTTTCCATGCTAACCCTTACAATATGGATTCCCATCTATGACCGAATTTTGATGCCCTTGCTCCGAAAACTCACTGGAAACGAAGGTGGAATAACACTTCTACAAAGAATGGGAATTGGAATCGTTCTCTCGATTCTTACAATGCTTGTTTCTGCTTTAGTTGAAGAGAGAAGAAGGCATTTTGCTCTTACAAGAGCAACACTAGGCGTGGCACCTAAAGGAGGAGCTATATCATCTATGTCCGCTTTATGGCTAGTCCCTCAACTAGCACTTGCAGGGGTAGCTGAGACATTCAGTACCATTGGGCAGGTCGAGTTCTATTACAGGCAGTTTCCTGAAAATATGAGAAGCATAGCTGGCTCCTTCCTCTTTCTTGGTTTAGCAGGTTCAAGTTATCTAAGTGGGTTCCTTATCTCAATAGTTCACCATGTCACAGCAAGATCTCAACATGGGGATTGGTTGGCAGAGGATCTTAACAAAGGGAAATTGGATTGCTTTTATTACATGATTGCTGCTTTAGGGTTTCTCAACTTTTGCTACTTTCTGGTGTTTGCCAAGTGGTATAGATACAAAGATAATAATATCGCAAGCACTAGTGAGTTCAGCATGGAAGGAAAGCAACCTGAGAAGCATATTTATACTTAA
- the LOC8275997 gene encoding AAA-ATPase ASD, mitochondrial-like yields MIHLKQGDMLAQVGSVIASLMFVWAMFKQYFPYELRDRLEKYTQRAFTFVYPYIQITFHEFTGERLMRSEAYSAIETYLSSSSSTQAKRLKAEVVKNNQSLVLSMDDHEEVADEFEGVKLWWASGKNVFKSQTLSFYQVTDEKRYYKLRFHKKHRDVVIGPYLNHVLREGKAIKVRNRQRKLYTNNGSYWSHVVFEHPATFKTLAMEAEKKKEIMDDLITFSQAEEFYARIGRAWKRGYLLYGPPGTGKSTMIAAMANLLNYDIYDLELTAVKDNTELRKLLIETSSKSIIVIEDIDCSLDLTGQRSKKKAEEGDENNKEQKPRLPKDERDGKSSQVTLSGLLNFIDGLWSACGGERLILFTTNFVEKLDPALVRRGRMDKHIELTYCSFEAFKELASNYIQIESHHLFDKISDLLREVKMTPADVAEHLMPKTLPGNAEVCLESLIVGLEKAKEVAKLKAEEEAKEKELSPPPPASAVMEEAKENNNNNPKPNKE; encoded by the coding sequence ATGATTCATTTGAAGCAAGGCGATATGCTTGCTCAAGTTGGATCAGTGATTGCTAGTTTAATGTTTGTTTGGGCTATGTTCAAGCAATACTTCCCTTATGAACTGCGAGATCGTCTTGAAAAATACACTCAAAGAGCCTTCACTTTTGTTTACCCTTATATTCAAATTACATTTCATGAATTCACAGGAGAACGTCTGATGCGCAGCGAAGCCTACTCCGCCATTGAAACTTACCTTAGCTCCAGCTCATCTACGCAAGCGAAGCGGCTCAAAGCGGAAGTGGTGAAGAACAACCAGTCACTTGTTCTTAGCATGGATGATCATGAAGAAGTTGCTGATGAATTCGAAGGTGTGAAGCTATGGTGGGCTTCAGGAAAGAATGTTTTCAAGTCGCAAACATTATCCTTTTATCAGGTGACTGATGAGAAAAGGTACTACAAGCTCAGATTTCATAAGAAACATAGAGATGTCGTAATTGGACCATACCTAAATCATGTCCTGAGAGAAGGGAAGGCAATTAAGGTGAGAAATCGACAGCGAAAGCTTTATACTAACAATGGATCGTATTGGAGCCATGTAGTGTTCGAGCACCCGGCTACTTTCAAGACACTAGCAATGGAAgcagagaaaaagaaggaaattatGGATGATTTGATTACGTTCAGTCAAGCAGAAGAATTCTATGCAAGAATTGGAAGGGCTTGGAAGAGAGGGTATCTTCTTTACGGTCCGCCAGGGACTGGTAAGTCTACTATGATTGCAGCAATGGCAAATCTTTTGAACTATGATATATATGATCTTGAATTGACTGCTGTTAAAGACAATACTGAGCTAAGAAAGCTATTAATCGAGACTTCCAGCAAGTCTATTATTGTAATAGAAGATATAGATTGCTCCCTTGATTTAACTGGTCAAAGAAGTAAGAAGAAAGCAGAAGAAGGGGATGAGAATAATAAGGAACAAAAACCAAGACTTCCAAAAGATGAAAGAGATGGCAAAAGTAGTCAAGTTACTCTTTCTGGGTTATTGAATTTCATTGATGGGTTATGGTCAGCTTGTGGAGGAGAAAGGCTAATATTATTCACTACAAATTTTGTGGAGAAACTTGACCCAGCACTCGTCAGGAGAGGAAGGATGGACAAGCATATAGAATTGACATATTGCAGCTTTGAAGCATTTAAGGAGTTGGCTAGCAACTATATTCAGATTGAATCTCATCATCtgtttgataaaattagtGACTTGCTGAGGGAAGTAAAGATGACTCCTGCTGATGTCGCGGAGCATTTGATGCCAAAGACTCTTCCTGGGAATGCTGAGGTATGCTTGGAGAGTCTAATTGTAGGTCTTGAAAAGGCCAAAGAGGTAGCAAAGTTGAAAGCGGAGGAAGAAGCAAAAGAGAAGGAATtatcaccaccaccaccagcaTCAGCAGTAATGGAAGAAGCAAAAgagaataataacaataacccAAAACCAAATAAAGAGTAG
- the LOC8275996 gene encoding AAA-ATPase ASD, mitochondrial, whose product MSIVEMWTNLGSAIAGIMFAWAMFQQYFPYQFRGYLDRYTRKLVAYVYPYLQITFHEYTGERLKRSELYANIQNYLSATSSTTAKRLKADVVKDGQSLILSMDDHEEITDEYNGIKVWWASSKTTPKSQTISWYPEAEERRYFKLTVHRRHRDIITTSYIDHVLKEGKTISIRNRQRKLYTNNPSQNWYGWKASKWSHVVFEHPATFDTLGMATKKKQEIKNDLIKFSKGKEYYAKIGKAWKRGYLLYGPPGTGKSTMIAAMANFLNYDVYDLELTTVKDNSELRKLLIETTSKSIIVIEDIDCSLDLTGQRKPKKEKDDDDDDNDDEKKKDPVSKKKKKDEDESNKGSKVTLSGLLNFIDGIWSACGGERIIVFTTNYVEKLDPALIRRGRMDKHIEMSYCCFEAFKVLAKNYLDVESHELYGKISKLLEETNMTPADVAENLMPKSDEEDEDTCLKNLIAALEETKEEEARKKAEEAKLKAEQEAKEKEKASKEDEKGNVKSDKEIKENGITSNGEKQIAP is encoded by the coding sequence ATGAGTATAGTAGAAATGTGGACTAACCTAGGCTCAGCAATTGCTGGCATAATGTTTGCTTGGGCTATGTTTCAACAGTACTTCCCTTACCAATTTCGGGGCTATCTCGACAGATATACCCGGAAATTGGTAGCTTATGTCTACCCTTACCTTCAAATTACCTTCCATGAATACACCGGGGAACGGCTCAAGCGTAGCGAGCTCTATGCCAACATTCAGAACTACCTCAGCGCCACCTCATCCACTACGGCCAAGAGGCTTAAGGCTGATGTTGTTAAAGACGGCCAGTCTCTTATTCTTAGCATGGACGACCATGAAGAGATTACTGATGAATATAATGGGATTAAGGTCTGGTGGGCTTCCAGCAAAACTACTCCAAAATCACAGACCATCTCGTGGTATCCTGAAGCAGAGGAGAGGAGATATTTCAAGCTTACAGTTCATAGACGTCACAGAGATATAATCACGACGTCTTATATTGATCATGTTTTGAAAGAAGGCAAGACAATTTCGATCAGGAACCGTCAGAGAAAGCTTTACACCAACAATCCTAGCCAGAATTGGTATGGGTGGAAAGCTAGCAAGTGGAGCCATGTGGTGTTTGAGCATCCTGCTACTTTTGACACTTTGGGAATGGCAACTAAGAAGAAGCAGGAGATCAAGAATGATCTTATCAAGTTCAGTAAAGGGAAAGAGTACTATGCCAAGATTGGCAAGGCTTGGAAGCGCGGATATCTTCTTTATGGTCCTCCAGGAACTGGCAAATCAACTATGATTGCTGCCATGGCTAACTTCTTGAATTACGATGTTTATGATCTTGAGTTGACTACAGTGAAGGACAACAGCGAGCTAAGGAAGCTGTTGATCGAGACGACGAGCAAGTCTATCATTGTGATTGAGGATATTGATTGCTCACTCGATCTGACTGGTCAGCGAAAGCCCAAGAAGGAGAAAGACGACGACGATGACGACAACGACgatgagaagaagaaagatcCAGTCtccaagaagaaaaagaaagatgaagatGAGAGCAATAAAGGAAGCAAGGTGACCTTGTCGGGGctattgaattttattgatGGAATTTGGTCAGCTTGTGGGGGAGAAAGGATCATTGTGTTCACTACTAATTATGTTGAGAAACTTGATCCTGCACTGATCAGAAGGGGAAGGATGGACAAGCACATAGAGATGTCTTACTGCTGCTTTGAAGCATTCAAGGTTCTGGCTAAGAATTATTTGGACGTTGAATCCCATGAGTTGTATGGTAAGATTAGCAAGTTGTTGGAGGAAACCAACATGACACCAGCTGATGTTGCAGAGAATTTGATGCCTAAATCAGATGAAGAAGATGAGGACACTTGTCTCAAGAATTTGATTGCTGCTCTTGAGGAAACGAAGGAAGAGGAAGCAAGAAAGAAGGCTGAAGAAGCAAAGTTAAAGGCAGAGCAAGAAGccaaagagaaagagaaagctAGTAAAGAAGATGAAAAGGGGAATGTAAAATCAGATAAGGAAATCAAAGAGAATGGTATCACCTCAAATGGGGAGAAACAGATTGCCCCTTGA